Part of the Tribolium castaneum strain GA2 chromosome 4, icTriCast1.1, whole genome shotgun sequence genome is shown below.
GACTAAAGAGATGTCCATGTCTATGTTAGCAAATAACCGTTAAAAAATTCCTTGAGaaatttcttccaaaattcTGCTGGACATATTCACCAATTGAATATTTCCACATCgcatttttttacttgttaaaataacattctACAATGTAGACTTTTTGTTACCACTTCGGAGTAATTTAGATTAAGTAAGgaatcagtttttgaaaactCCTTATCTGTCAATTTTTGACATGTGGATAAACGTCTATTAGCACGGCCAGCTCTTATTCAGtgtattttcgatctcatgttattaataaatcgatgactaatttgacaaaaaaaaaaagaaaaccatgaatttgcattttcttttGTTAAGACACTACTTTTGTCACTTAATTTGAGcactctttcttttttttttggattttgctGTGCCTAGACGTGAACGATAAGTAGATATTATTTTACCGTTTAGAGTTGGTCGCCACCGATTAGAGAATTGTACTCGTATGTGAAGGTAAGAGAGAAAACGTGattttctttataaaaatgttttaatatttcaaagaATAATGTACATATGTAACAGTCTTCACTTAAATATGGATAAGTAGTATAAACTAGACTTATTTACAAATACTTAAAATAGTGACTAATAAGCGTTCAGTAAGTAGTACTACACgtacaatataaataaatatcgtTTTCgcatatttacaaaatatatacaacaaataatttagttatcATTACATCGTAATTAGAGCCTAGTGACATTTgagtaattatgaaaaatccCTACGAATTGCTTTATACgtcctaattaattaaaaaacagccTTTTAAGTCAACTTACATTCACACAAAGTAAGTCCTAGATTGTGGTTGCGTATCCGGAATGGTCGAATAGAGATGGTGGGCAATTTCTGGCCTACATATCGGATACTGCGTGTACTGCGGCGGAGGCCTTCCGTCGATGGACACGTAGCTGTGGTTCAACTGCTCGGAGCCATAATGCTGGCTGCTCGCACTGGACCCCTCGTCCTCGGTGCTCCGGGCCGACTCCCCCGAGACGTAAGTGCTCTGCGTGGGGGTTGGAGTCAGCGCGGCGTGCACCCCCGGCATCGCCGAGTACTTGTACCAGGAGTCGGGGGCCGTCGGCGCCGCAGTGTATCTCGCACTGACCTTACACCGGATTTCCGGTTGGTGGTGTTTCTTGCCGCGGCGCGACCGGTTGCTGTTGGCCACATCGGGCATGGCATAACGCAGCTTCTCCCAGAAGCGGCGCTCCCCCCATCTCGTCACTGTGCAGGCCCGGAGCAAGGCCCGCAGCTCGGGGTCCATGGGCTCCAGAGGGTCACCGCTCAAAACACACACTAGTTTGTGACGGTGGGCCGTGCGAAGGGCCGTCTGGAGCGCGGCGCGGAACTCGGGACGAGACCACTCGTTGCAGATGAGGGCAGGAGAGACCAGGAAGATGACGCGTCGGGACGCGTCCGAGGCACCCACCATGGCGTCGGCGAGATACGAGGCGCCGCCGTGCAACGCCAAGTCTCtgcaagaaaaagaaaaattattttgggcgattgaataaaattgaaaattggagTTTTTTAACGacgaatttaattataaattagaaAGACGTCGTAAAATGCTTACAACCATGGACAGCgtttaagaaaaaagtcaaaataacattaatttagtCTTTCTCGAGTAATTTAGTTGTacctaatatttttataaaactttctTCCAACTTTGTGATAATGATGAAAGAACAAGTATAATTATTGTTCAGAGATTGCAAATATCGTTATGAAATTTCTCTCTTACTTGCAATTTAAACACTTCAGTGATTAGATAGGTAATTAAAGTGGAAtggtaaaaaattttcttttggaTGTTCTTACTATACagagtggaatttttaactggataaaattcataactcaaatataagcgatttttatgaaaatttccgAAACtgatcaatatttatttttccttgccCACCATTTGGTGcatttggtttttgtttatctgttgtcaGAAGTTTCAAATGTAACAGTATATCAAGTGACACTCGTGAGAACGGCCTCTTCGCAAGaaatacaacgcactatttgttttttgaatattttcaaagcctacgtgataaaaaaattcaaaccaattttataagttgaaaagTATTTAATGTAACAAATGTTCAAAATGGACACCGTTCTTTTCCTGGGAAACAACATAACGACAGAAGTAGCATGAAGTTTCtacattttgcaacatttcgaATGTGATTTGTCGaatttcaacttataaaaattggtttttattttttgatcgcgtagaatttgaaaatatttagaaaacaagTAGTATGTTGTATTGCTTACGAAATGgccttttaccaaaaatatcACTTGACATAatgttacatttgaaaaaaaagttagaggtggctgtgcatttttaATAGCAGATAATCAAAAACCATATCCTCTAAAAGATGGGcaagaaaaaacataaatcgTCTATATTTAAGTTgcgaattttattccagttgaAAATTCCAATCTGTATGTAAGCGCGGAGACCTATTTTTGATATCCACAAAACGAATCAGTTTGTTATGTCAATAaggattttattaaaaacaagtcAAAAACTTGCTGAATTTCTAATTATTTAGATTATTTGAGCCAAacactcatttattttgaaaattttcgtcGAAATAAGCAGAAATAAGCGCGtattctaaacatttttaacgggctgttaaaatttaacactggTTAAAATCgcaaatctaaaaaatttattggttattgctagagaaacaacaattaaaagcctttaaattttaacgatttCATTGCAAAATTCGCGATATAGCTACCTACTATTTAATTCCGACCTATAgtttagaaattattaaaaaatgtttcggCCAATTTTGAATCATTTCGCAAAATGAACTGCTGAAAatgatttaacaaaaaaaaaaaaataaatgtcacATAAACGTACTAGAAAAGTTCAAAGTATTCTCTATATCGGGGTGATGAGCTTAACAATATTGACAATTGATAtattgcattaaataataccacgtcttaataataatagcatgccTTTAATAATACGTAGCCAAAAGTCAAAGAGAACCATCAGAACTCACGCACCAGAATAGcaaaaattcgaatttttttaaatctaaaattcgaataaaaaaacagacaaTAGACTTTGAAGAGATCCATGCTAGTTACTAATAAGAATacgaaaaaagttaaaaatcttGTATTGGAAGATagcgtataaaaataaaatgttaccaCAAATGAATAACCTATGATATTCTTCATAACCACCTATCCTATAGTTTGTGTCTAACCCCCAATTTATGTtggaataaaaacaataaacaaaaaaatccctAAAGGTATTGTATTCCTTTTCCTTCATGCTGATACCGAGAATACTTTGAACTTCCCTcgtacataaataaaaaaataaagtaaataaaataattattttaatctatAATCATTCTCTATTtacttatttgtttattatttacttataCGGGATTTCAATCAATTCTGAGTGCTTTATTGATTTAGTTGTTGagtgctttatttatttatcgagtCAAAAACATCTCAAAAAGAAGCAAGAAATCGCCAAATTTGTTCTAAAATAGGATACGTGTTTCAACCAATAGTACACGAAGAAAActgtgtattaaaatttgtctAGTAGGTACAATGGGGAACACGGAATTTTGGACTCTTCTGTCATTTCATTGTCAAAAAGGGTATTCCATACGTTATATGTCAACAATATGTATAGGCGTCAAAAATTCCGTGTCCGCCACTGTacgttttttctaataaagttaataattttttttgttagcaTTAATATTTATGATATTACTAACAAAAGAATGATTTCTTTAATATAATTATGCCTACATTACGCATTAATACCTAGGTGCCATGTTTTGTTAGTggtcttatttttaattaaaattcgaaTAATGTGTATTCTATTTTTTAGAAAGTGTAATGGATTTTTTTCTCTGTGATAATTTAGCCCCTCTgtgagaaataaattttaaaattaaatcattttatAATTACCCACCCTTCTGGCTCCCAAAATGtttacaaacaaataaaataatgattgaGAGAAGAAAAACAGTGTTAAAACTGtgctaaataaattgtaacaCATACCTACGtgaaaattagtttattatttcttaaaagttatttttgtaatcaaaaagaatgcaaaaataaaataaacattagtACCTATGTACGATGTACGATGTGaacaaaatttactaaattttccTGAGAACGTTAACAGCGTTAAACAGAACGACAATGAATAATACTTGCAGGCAAACGCTGAGGTACCAATTAATTAGTCATTGGAATTTTCACATTAAGAACGATCTTGTAGGATGAAACAAGTAAAATGTGATTCAGCTGTGTGATGTGAATGAATGAATTGTACGAAACTGGCTGTATTAGAATTCATAGCTGTTGTGGATGAGACTAACCTGTTGTGAAGGCATAGGGTGTGTCCGAGTTGTTCAAGTTCTGGGGCAATTATCCTGGCGGCCAGTTCTTCATCCTTGTGGCTGTATACCATGTAGCAGTCGTAGAGGCGATCACGTTCGTCTTTATTATCGTGCGCAGTGGCGGCGTCTTGAAAAATTCGAATGCCGTACTTCGAGTGGGCCCACAAGCGAACGTCTTGCCGGAATACGAAAACGACAGCAGCCAACAAACAGAAAACAATGACAGCGACGAGCGTGGCGGCCAAAAGCGGCACGTAACTGCCACCCAAAAGCGGGTTGTTTTTGAGCACTTCTCGTTGAATGACCGACGTGGCAATGGCATTGTCTTTGTTATCACAGCGGGTGATCACATCGGCCAccgtttcagagtcgtcccgATCCAgacaaaataatttggaaGGGTCGCCTCCGGTCTCCCGGATCCAGATCTCAAGACGACCTAACGAATTGCAGTCGCACGACCACTTGTTGCCGTCGAGAGTCACGCGCGGAGCCACATTTTCCCAATGAGGGATAAAGTCGACGATTTTATTCTCGTCCAGCTTCAAAACCTCCAGCTCGTGCATGTTTTTGAACGTCTGATTGCTGACGAACGCGATCTTGTTGTGGTCCAGATACAATTCGTTGAGCTTTTCCAGTTGGTCGAACTCGAAGCCGCGCAGCTCTTCCAAATTGTTGTTTTCCATGTGGAGGACTTTGAGCGATTTGACACCGTTGAATGTCCTGTTATGCACGGCGTTGACGTTGctgttgtttaaaaacaagacTTCCAGTTTTTTCTTGCCGATGAATACGTGACTGCCGAGCTCACCCAAGTTATTGCCGTCCAGGTATATTTCAGTGGCGTCCATCGGTATCTTCTCGGGGACGTTTGTGTAGCCCGCATTGCTGCAATCGACCACATTGCTGGACCACGTGTGGTCGTGAAAGCACGTGCAGTTTGTTGGACACGTCATTTCGCAATCGCAAGCGTCAAACTCGCAACAGTGACACAAAGCGAAGCAGTGACTCTTGTAGGGgcacaaaaattgcgacggtTTCAGACTGAGCAGTGGCTGGGGTGGCGACCCCCTAGCATGAGCCAGTTCGCACGTTACGGTATCCAAATCCAGCACTTGGGGGTATTGGCGCAAATTGCTCAAGTGGTTTATCCTCAATAGCCACTCCATTTTGCAGTCGCAGTAGAAAGGGTTGCCTCCGATGTAAAACTGGGGCAAGTCTTTATCGTCGGAGACCGTACTGAGACTCAGAGCGGCTATATCGAAGTATTTGATGTCATTGCCGTACAACACCACTTTTTGGAGGtggatttttttgacgaaggTGTTCGGATGGACGtttgtaattttgttgttgttgaggAAGAGGGTCTCGACGCTGTCCGGAATGCAATTATCATGCACATCGGTCAATAAATTAAAGCTAGCATCtagcattttaattttcaacgtGTTTTTTACGTCATAATAATTTCCTAGTTCGGTTATTTTATTATCGTGCATGTCAAGCCACTCTAAGCTCGAGGGCAAATGGCTGAAGTCGAACCAGAGCAGCTTATTCGATGAAACGTTCAACCAAACCAAGCTCTGTAAATTGGTGAACACGCCACTTATATCGGATAACTCGTTGGCGTCCAGTCTAATGGCTTTCAAGGTCGGATTACTAGCAAAAGCACTCTGTTCGacgtatttaattttattcgatGCCAAGTTCAAAACTTGTAATGAAGGTAAAGTGGAGAAAGCATCTCGTGAGATGTTTACAATATGATTATCGACAAGTCTAAGTCCGTACAACGAATCCAGTCCCTCAAACGAcgaattattaacaatttcgATATGATTTTTGCCTAAATCTAGTGTTTTGAGGAATCTCAATTTCCCAATACCGACAGGGACGCCCCCCAGCATATTCCCGTTCAGACCCAAGTCTTGTAAGTTAGTCACGTTCTCGAAGGTTTGTGGATGAATGTATTCGATTTTATTTGAGTCGAGCAGTAGTTGATTGAGGGCATACATACCGGAGAAATGGTAGGCCTCTATTCTCGTTATAAAATTATGGGTTAGGGTGAGAGCATGTAGGTTCTTCAGTTCGGAAAAAGCCCCATCGGCGATAAACTCGATCTGATTGTTCTCAAGATTGAGTATTTGTAAGGTGTACAAATCATGGAACAAGTTGGCATCGATGCGCGTTAATTGATTGTGGGCCAAATTGAGCACAACAAGTCGCACGAGACCGGCGAAAGTGTCTCTATTGACCCAATGGCTCGACAGCTCGTTCCGCGACAAGTCAAGCACTGTCAACTGATCCAACCCTTCAAGAAGTCCCGGCGCTAACACGCTCAGCGAATTGTTGTGAAGATAGAGATGTTTGAGGTCTCTGGACGACTGAAACAACTCTGGTGGAAGAGCGACGAGACAATTGCTGGATAAGTTGAGCGTGTGCAAACTTGTCAAACCGACGAACGCGCGATCACCTAACGTCGAAACGGCGTTATCTTGCAAGTGCAGTTCTTCCAACGATCGCAGTCCGGATAATCCGTTGTCAGGAAGGGCAATGATGTCGTTGTGCGACAGATCGAGGATTTCCAGTCCGCTGACGCAGGCCCTCCCCGGCGCCAAGGGCCCATTTCCCCAGTCGGAAAAGCCAAGCGCGGACAAATTCTGCAGTTTGTTCATCGTCAAATTTAAATGCGTGAGACTGAAGAGCGGACAAAACAAATCCGGCGGCGTACTCCAGATGTTGTTGTCGCCCAAATCCAGGCTGCGCAACTCGCTCAAGCCGAGAAAGCTCTCAGGGTGCAATTCCAGAGTCATCGAAGACCAGTCGGAATTGTGCGAACGGAGGGAGAACGCTCGTAATTGGCGCAGCGGTTTCAAAACACCGGCCGGGATGTTcctcattttgcaaaattccaaCTTGAGTTCCTTCAACCAACGCAAGCCGGTGAGGAAACTTCCGTGCTTGCTGCCCGCCTCCAACGAACTTTCGAAAAACAACATATCGCTACATTCGAGTCTCAGAACTGCAACACGGTCGATCTGGGTCTGGCTGAGGTTGCCCAGCAAGGGTCCGGCACTGTTAATAGTCCGTATCCTGCAGGAGAGCACTGGCTCCTCTCTGGCTTCGTTCTCCACCGGTTGCATCTGCCAGTCGCATCCTCGTGGTATTGTCTCGATGCTGGTTAGAGAGCGCGATTTCACAATTCCGACACCGATCAACACTAATAGTACTGTTGTTGAATACATTATGGCAAGACACTTGAATCAGTTTTTCGTTAAATCATCACTGGTAACGGCACGACTACCCGACGATCTACCGGAGAGCGAACGCGTCCACCCTCTCCAACGACGTAGTCGGAACTGAAATTCTGGAGGACACTGTTGCGCTTCGGCAGGAGTTGTTAAGATATGGCTCCGCCTTCTGGTGCCCCTCCACAACGTGTTATCAGGACTCCAGCTGCTTTCCTTTCAGCTGAATGGCGAATGTCACGTGCGCTTCATGAATTTCAGCAACGTGCGAACTTGCCGGCTTCGCCCCACCacactttttattaataaactaacaAACCAATCAGTTTGTGGCAAGTTCCGTGGCTAATAAGAGTACTTGTAGTTGTGCAACGCTCCACACAATGCATTCATTTATtcacttcttttttataaataacaaaactttataaaaatattttgctgcGTTTTACtcgtaattcttttatttctgcattttatttatttataaatacctAGACAAAATGTACCTAAATACGTTTGGAAAATGAATATGGATCAAACGACAAATAAATATGTCCAGATTTGGTGTATAttgggtgctcaaaaaccggagCACCAACTTAATGgtgtgtgtggtagagaattattgtttaatatatgtataaaagtaaaaacagtaaaaatagctatttgtgTATTAAGAGCGCATTGTCGATTGAGAGAATGTTGAGACAAAACCATgaaataattgattaaaataaaaaattatttattgtctgTTGTTACTACAGTTACCACAGCTAGTTACATAAATCACTGGacatttgattttaataaaaaataagagagCGAGCGTTTTTCCCATTTcgtcgctttaaagcgacaaagtgacatttttgagaaaatgtcaACTTTGCGTTGCTAACTGAAagcgcaaatatttattttgcatagcaattgtacaaaaaaatctttttattaaggttagtgataaataacgaattttaaataaatgatatgtggcaacgttgtctaacagtcgtaattgtaatagaatttgatcaacaatagaaataaattatatttgaaacggttttctaagaaataattcccagtgttggcacatctacaaattgtgatttttttaacaataaactgctaaagtctgatagtagctaaatttaaaaataattgttcatCGTGGTTTTGTTAGAGAACGATTACGCACTTAGTGTggaacataaaaacattaaaaaataatgacaacTGAATAAGtcaacaaaataagtttttctACTTGTTGcacaaattgttcattgtaaaaccgaaagaagtttcacaaagagaacttttgtgcaactccttttagtaaattttcaGGAGTTGTACTGGCATTGCTAGACTGAGTGTCATCtgtcatcactgtaatttagtgtgtgatcactgatctgtcaacagcgtcaagtcgtttataTTGATAGCGttcgaataattaacaaaattaagaggaaatagttggaacagattttgataagttaaactaaacacaaacaaccaacaaaaataaaaagtagaaaaaaatagtataacaCTCGCTTCATAAGATTTAATTGTGCCACTCATTCTATTagagcactccttcgtcgtgctcctaAACCTTTCGTGCTCctagaacgtcttataaaactcgtataataatatactattatataaatatatatattatataatatactattatatAAAAATGACTAGGACTTTTTTCAAGATACTCAACGAACTACTGACTTGAtgtgccagtttttgagcTCTGTATAGTATATGTATTCAAATTGTACGGTCTCTTCTTCGCTTACCATTTTCTCTTGACTACCATTTTGACTTTACAGAGAAGAACGAAaagtcaaagaattttttttattaatttatgttatgTTATGCGAATGTGGGAAATTGCTTTACAAACAAGTTAGGTACAtatttttgtactcatagctTTTAGATAGTTATTTCCCGGTTATCTCTAGCGTGTGGGAAACGGACTTATCCGTACTAAGGTGCTTTTTAATATGCAACAATGGCTAAGGACATTTAAAAGGTAGATATCGATGGaaacgttaatttttttatgataagtGACAGTTATCAACTTATCAGCAAAAAGAACTAAATGATCAAAAACAGTATTTTACGTACCTAAGTCCGGAAAGTGGTTTAACTGGACGAGGAAATACCAGAACGAGTCAAAGACGAGTAGCTTACGAGTAGCAGTAGAAGATCACTTTCTGGACGTGATGcgtacaacattttttttgcaaccgTGATGAGAATTTCTTCATCTCCAAAGAGCGTCTAACGTCattaacaatgttaaaaacaaCTGCAGTT
Proteins encoded:
- the LOC661030 gene encoding toll-like receptor Tollo gives rise to the protein MYSTTVLLVLIGVGIVKSRSLTSIETIPRGCDWQMQPVENEAREEPVLSCRIRTINSAGPLLGNLSQTQIDRVAVLRLECSDMLFFESSLEAGSKHGSFLTGLRWLKELKLEFCKMRNIPAGVLKPLRQLRAFSLRSHNSDWSSMTLELHPESFLGLSELRSLDLGDNNIWSTPPDLFCPLFSLTHLNLTMNKLQNLSALGFSDWGNGPLAPGRACVSGLEILDLSHNDIIALPDNGLSGLRSLEELHLQDNAVSTLGDRAFVGLTSLHTLNLSSNCLVALPPELFQSSRDLKHLYLHNNSLSVLAPGLLEGLDQLTVLDLSRNELSSHWVNRDTFAGLVRLVVLNLAHNQLTRIDANLFHDLYTLQILNLENNQIEFIADGAFSELKNLHALTLTHNFITRIEAYHFSGMYALNQLLLDSNKIEYIHPQTFENVTNLQDLGLNGNMLGGVPVGIGKLRFLKTLDLGKNHIEIVNNSSFEGLDSLYGLRLVDNHIVNISRDAFSTLPSLQVLNLASNKIKYVEQSAFASNPTLKAIRLDANELSDISGVFTNLQSLVWLNVSSNKLLWFDFSHLPSSLEWLDMHDNKITELGNYYDVKNTLKIKMLDASFNLLTDVHDNCIPDSVETLFLNNNKITNVHPNTFVKKIHLQKVVLYGNDIKYFDIAALSLSTVSDDKDLPQFYIGGNPFYCDCKMEWLLRINHLSNLRQYPQVLDLDTVTCELAHARGSPPQPLLSLKPSQFLCPYKSHCFALCHCCEFDACDCEMTCPTNCTCFHDHTWSSNVVDCSNAGYTNVPEKIPMDATEIYLDGNNLGELGSHVFIGKKKLEVLFLNNSNVNAVHNRTFNGVKSLKVLHMENNNLEELRGFEFDQLEKLNELYLDHNKIAFVSNQTFKNMHELEVLKLDENKIVDFIPHWENVAPRVTLDGNKWSCDCNSLGRLEIWIRETGGDPSKLFCLDRDDSETVADVITRCDNKDNAIATSVIQREVLKNNPLLGGSYVPLLAATLVAVIVFCLLAAVVFVFRQDVRLWAHSKYGIRIFQDAATAHDNKDERDRLYDCYMVYSHKDEELAARIIAPELEQLGHTLCLHNRDLALHGGASYLADAMVGASDASRRVIFLVSPALICNEWSRPEFRAALQTALRTAHRHKLVCVLSGDPLEPMDPELRALLRACTVTRWGERRFWEKLRYAMPDVANSNRSRRGKKHHQPEIRCKVSARYTAAPTAPDSWYKYSAMPGVHAALTPTPTQSTYVSGESARSTEDEGSSASSQHYGSEQLNHSYVSIDGRPPPQYTQYPICRPEIAHHLYSTIPDTQPQSRTYFV